From a single Methanofastidiosum sp. genomic region:
- a CDS encoding molybdopterin molybdotransferase MoeA — translation MKEFKSLLPYNKALELVKTHSKEFESETIELNDSLDRTLSEDIVSPVDSPAFDRSAMDGYAVQARDTFPISEGSHVTLEIIDSVTAGKVSNNEVLTGTAIEVMTGAMIPKGADSVVMQEFAERDNDKVRIYKKVFPYLHVSRKGEDIRKGDLILKKGTIISPEHLSLLKSLGIKNILVKKTPRISIIVTGDELVEDANEIEAGKIIDSNSIMLSALSKKVMCKVVHQFRVADDEEEILNAIKTSKKDSDIILITGGSSFGKKDFIPKIINDIIFHGVTIKPGKPIGFAIQGIPIFIMSGYPVASFVQFYLFVIPYLENILKTKIINSVDLPFSETYSSELGRVEFVRCVLKDSEIFPIRLSGSGVISSISNSTGYVLINENIEGINKGEKCRFYYYL, via the coding sequence ATGAAAGAGTTCAAATCATTACTACCTTACAACAAAGCATTGGAATTAGTAAAAACTCATTCTAAAGAATTTGAGTCTGAAACAATCGAGTTAAATGATTCACTGGATAGGACCCTTTCTGAGGATATAGTTTCACCTGTTGATTCGCCCGCATTTGATAGATCTGCTATGGACGGTTATGCTGTACAGGCTAGGGATACCTTTCCCATATCCGAGGGTTCGCATGTTACTTTAGAGATTATTGATTCTGTGACTGCTGGAAAGGTATCAAATAACGAAGTGTTGACTGGTACTGCCATAGAAGTAATGACAGGTGCAATGATACCAAAAGGTGCTGATTCTGTAGTAATGCAGGAATTTGCAGAAAGGGATAACGATAAAGTTAGAATCTACAAAAAAGTTTTCCCGTATCTGCACGTTTCAAGAAAAGGGGAAGATATACGAAAAGGAGATCTGATATTAAAAAAAGGTACAATAATATCCCCTGAACATCTCTCCCTGTTAAAATCACTTGGAATTAAAAATATTCTTGTCAAAAAAACTCCTAGAATTTCAATCATTGTAACAGGTGATGAATTAGTTGAAGACGCAAATGAAATTGAAGCTGGTAAGATAATTGATTCAAATTCAATAATGTTGTCCGCACTGTCAAAAAAAGTTATGTGTAAAGTAGTTCATCAATTTAGAGTTGCTGATGACGAAGAGGAAATATTGAATGCTATAAAAACTTCAAAAAAAGACTCAGATATAATATTAATAACTGGTGGAAGTTCATTTGGTAAAAAAGACTTTATTCCAAAAATTATCAATGATATTATATTTCATGGTGTAACTATAAAACCGGGTAAGCCAATAGGCTTTGCAATTCAAGGTATTCCGATATTCATAATGTCTGGATACCCTGTAGCTTCTTTTGTCCAGTTCTATCTATTTGTCATACCATATCTAGAAAATATTTTGAAAACAAAAATAATAAACTCGGTGGATTTGCCATTCTCTGAAACTTATTCCTCTGAGTTAGGCAGAGTAGAATTTGTAAGATGTGTCCTAAAGGATAGTGAAATCTTTCCAATAAGACTTTCTGGGTCTGGAGTTATATCATCTATTTCTAATTCAACAGGATATGTTCTAATAAATGAAAACATAGAAGGTATAAATAAAGGAGAGAAGTGTAGATTTTATTATTACTTATGA
- a CDS encoding MoaD/ThiS family protein, whose translation MKVTVKYFAFFKELTGTAQEFVEIEKGKTTRDLLEIILNKYRLKYNTKIVIALNQEYIKTDARLNDGDEVAIMVPSSGG comes from the coding sequence ATGAAAGTAACAGTGAAATATTTTGCATTTTTTAAAGAGTTAACTGGTACAGCCCAAGAATTTGTTGAAATAGAAAAGGGAAAAACGACAAGGGACCTTTTAGAAATTATTTTGAACAAATACAGATTAAAATACAATACAAAAATTGTAATAGCTCTAAATCAAGAGTATATCAAAACTGATGCCAGATTAAATGATGGTGACGAAGTTGCCATTATGGTACCTTCAAGTGGTGGTTAG
- the modB gene encoding molybdate ABC transporter permease subunit translates to MLKKLKESKMEISLIFVTILLTVFILAQIFCVVTHTTWNALLSSLFGEEIQFAIKLSLITSAVSTLLCIAVSIPVAYSIARYKFPGKIIVNTILDVPLALPPLVAGVGLLIFFGTTSFGKTLSEQGLALVFTPLGIIVAQFFVNVPYMFRILRGTFEGINPRYEHVSKTLGCTDGQTFWKVTLPMAKNGILAGSVITWSKGIGEFGAALMIAGATRMQTETLPISLYLNMSCGELNLAIASATILIIISLISLFIFEKYGGFARVF, encoded by the coding sequence ATGTTAAAGAAACTTAAGGAATCAAAAATGGAAATTTCATTAATATTTGTAACTATATTACTTACTGTCTTTATACTGGCACAGATTTTTTGTGTAGTTACCCACACCACATGGAATGCTTTATTATCAAGTTTGTTTGGTGAGGAAATACAGTTTGCTATTAAGTTAAGTTTAATAACATCTGCAGTTTCCACTTTACTTTGTATTGCTGTATCAATACCTGTCGCTTATTCTATTGCCCGTTACAAATTTCCAGGAAAAATTATAGTTAATACAATTCTTGATGTACCTTTAGCTCTACCTCCCTTGGTAGCGGGAGTGGGGTTATTGATCTTTTTTGGTACAACCTCTTTTGGAAAAACTCTTTCAGAACAAGGGCTTGCTTTGGTATTCACTCCCCTGGGAATTATTGTTGCACAATTTTTCGTTAATGTTCCGTATATGTTTAGAATACTTCGTGGTACTTTTGAGGGCATAAATCCTAGATATGAACATGTTTCAAAGACACTCGGTTGTACAGACGGGCAAACTTTTTGGAAAGTCACACTACCTATGGCAAAAAATGGCATCTTGGCAGGCTCTGTTATAACATGGTCAAAAGGGATAGGCGAATTTGGGGCAGCTTTAATGATTGCAGGGGCTACCCGTATGCAAACAGAAACACTACCCATCTCGTTGTATCTGAACATGTCATGCGGAGAACTTAATTTGGCCATTGCTTCGGCTACAATACTCATCATTATCTCACTTATTTCTCTGTTTATCTTTGAAAAATATGGGGGGTTTGCTCGTGTTTTTTGA
- a CDS encoding ABC transporter ATP-binding protein — protein sequence MIRIENISKDLGEFFLSNVSLEIYDKEYFVILGPTGAGKSILLETIAGIFLPDKGRIFSNNRDITHIPPRERNIGMVYQDYILFPFLTVEENIGFGLKTKKVDKNEIKRKVEKLEELLGVTHLAHRYPSTLSGGEQQKVAIARAIATEPDILLLDEPLSALDSRTKYHLREELKRVKKEFNITVIHVTHDQTEAMALADRIAIVMQGKLVQVGTPAEIFNKPLNDKIAEFVGIENILNGKICKNEGGLAEIEVEPYGKIFAFSDFDNGNVKICIRPEDIIISKNNSDNSAQNIISGNIAEMEDLGALTRIRLDNDLVSMVTKRSKETLKLREGTQVYAIFKATSAHIVPD from the coding sequence ATTATAAGAATAGAAAATATCTCAAAAGATTTAGGCGAATTTTTTTTAAGTAACGTTTCTCTCGAAATATATGATAAAGAATATTTTGTGATACTAGGGCCTACTGGTGCAGGTAAATCCATTTTGCTGGAGACTATAGCAGGTATTTTTTTACCAGATAAAGGAAGAATCTTTTCAAATAATCGAGATATTACCCACATACCTCCTAGAGAAAGAAATATTGGTATGGTATATCAAGACTATATCCTTTTCCCATTTTTAACAGTCGAAGAAAACATTGGATTTGGATTAAAAACTAAAAAAGTTGATAAAAATGAGATAAAAAGGAAAGTAGAGAAACTTGAAGAGTTATTAGGGGTCACACATCTCGCCCACAGATATCCGTCTACATTGAGTGGTGGCGAACAGCAAAAGGTAGCTATTGCACGTGCAATCGCTACAGAGCCCGACATATTACTTTTAGATGAACCATTATCGGCACTTGATTCAAGGACCAAATATCATTTACGCGAAGAGCTAAAACGTGTGAAAAAAGAGTTTAACATTACAGTAATTCATGTTACCCATGATCAGACTGAAGCAATGGCTCTTGCAGACAGGATAGCTATCGTAATGCAAGGTAAGTTAGTTCAAGTAGGAACTCCTGCTGAAATTTTTAATAAACCATTGAATGATAAAATAGCAGAATTTGTTGGAATTGAAAATATACTAAACGGAAAAATATGCAAAAACGAGGGAGGTTTAGCAGAAATAGAAGTAGAGCCATATGGTAAAATATTTGCTTTTTCAGATTTTGATAATGGAAATGTAAAGATATGTATTAGGCCTGAAGATATAATTATCTCAAAAAATAATTCTGACAACAGTGCCCAAAATATTATATCTGGAAATATAGCTGAGATGGAAGATTTGGGAGCTTTAACTCGTATAAGACTAGATAATGATCTTGTTTCAATGGTGACAAAGAGATCAAAAGAGACTCTAAAACTTAGAGAGGGAACTCAGGTTTATGCTATTTTTAAAGCAACTTCTGCACATATTGTACCCGATTAA
- a CDS encoding molybdenum cofactor biosynthesis protein MoaE gives MIRIQKEDFSIDDELKKIKNDKCGASVIFLGSVKSEMDGKKVMKMELDAYAEMAEKKLREIEVDAKKKYDIIESLVIHRYGELFVGDNIVLIIVKSIDRTKSFEGCKYILERLKEEAPIFKKEYMEGNVFWHGGI, from the coding sequence ATGATTAGAATCCAAAAAGAAGATTTCAGCATTGATGATGAATTAAAAAAAATAAAGAATGATAAATGTGGGGCTTCAGTTATATTTTTAGGATCAGTTAAATCTGAAATGGATGGAAAAAAAGTCATGAAAATGGAACTTGATGCTTACGCCGAAATGGCTGAGAAAAAACTAAGGGAAATTGAAGTTGATGCAAAGAAAAAATATGACATCATAGAAAGTTTAGTTATTCACAGATACGGGGAACTTTTTGTTGGAGACAATATAGTCTTAATAATAGTGAAATCAATAGATAGGACAAAATCATTTGAAGGGTGTAAATATATCCTAGAAAGGCTAAAAGAGGAAGCACCAATATTTAAGAAAGAATATATGGAAGGTAATGTATTTTGGCATGGGGGGATATGA
- a CDS encoding tyrosine-type recombinase/integrase, with protein MHRTIRYMSSLRLVCERYKDKPFSEWELKDTTEVLEKIEMLDISLHTKNEFQKGLRRFFKWYKGEKWEGIEPLRGNRRVDRKPDILTKDEVFSLIDSAKHPRDKAMIALLYEGGFRIGELASIRFKDIEFNKFGGKVKVSGKTGERLVPFVFSESYIKNWMQMHPCPGEDTELFVGLGMRNYGKSLYYDVYSLVLKKAVKNAGLKKKITPHLLRHARATHLASKLTESEMCHYLGWQMGSDMPRIYVHLSGRDIDKAIYNKVYGFETDEKKEKESLKPLICPRCKENCGPTSEFCYRCGMSLEEDKIFEIEKHEKELKKFFFECAEKDVGLIKNLNKFLEFIEVIDSDPDLKERIRKKQGR; from the coding sequence TTGCATAGAACTATCAGGTACATGTCTTCGCTAAGATTAGTTTGCGAGAGGTATAAGGATAAGCCTTTTTCTGAGTGGGAATTAAAAGATACGACAGAAGTTCTAGAAAAAATTGAAATGTTAGATATATCCCTTCATACAAAAAATGAATTCCAGAAGGGCCTTAGAAGATTCTTCAAATGGTACAAGGGAGAAAAATGGGAAGGAATTGAACCCTTAAGAGGTAACAGAAGAGTTGATAGAAAACCCGATATTCTCACAAAGGATGAAGTATTCTCGTTAATTGATTCAGCTAAGCATCCCAGGGATAAGGCCATGATTGCACTCCTTTATGAAGGCGGTTTTAGGATAGGTGAGCTTGCATCGATAAGATTTAAGGACATAGAGTTCAACAAGTTTGGCGGCAAGGTCAAAGTGAGCGGAAAGACCGGGGAGAGGCTAGTCCCTTTTGTTTTCTCTGAATCCTACATTAAGAACTGGATGCAGATGCATCCATGCCCAGGGGAGGATACAGAACTCTTTGTTGGGCTAGGAATGAGGAATTATGGCAAATCCCTCTATTATGATGTCTATAGTCTCGTATTGAAAAAGGCGGTGAAAAATGCAGGACTAAAAAAGAAGATTACCCCACATCTTTTGCGACATGCCCGTGCCACACATCTGGCCTCAAAATTGACAGAGTCAGAAATGTGCCACTACCTTGGTTGGCAGATGGGCTCAGACATGCCAAGGATATATGTCCATCTTTCAGGGAGGGATATTGATAAGGCCATCTACAACAAAGTCTATGGATTTGAAACTGATGAAAAAAAGGAAAAAGAATCCCTAAAACCCTTAATATGCCCAAGATGCAAGGAGAACTGCGGCCCCACATCAGAGTTCTGCTACCGCTGCGGGATGTCGCTAGAGGAAGATAAAATCTTTGAAATAGAAAAACATGAAAAGGAATTAAAAAAATTCTTTTTTGAATGCGCTGAAAAAGACGTTGGACTCATAAAAAACCTCAACAAGTTTTTAGAATTCATTGAGGTTATTGACTCTGACCCAGATTTGAAAGAAAGGATTAGAAAGAAACAAGGAAGATAA
- the moaA gene encoding GTP 3',8-cyclase MoaA, with product MSELPVKVLRVALTQRCNLNCIYCHHEGECSQSDNGKKEITKEEIEDLLKVSKDLGIKKVRFTGGEPLLRKDVVEIIQIASKYMEDVSMSTNGVLLCEKISELKEAGISRINVTLNTLNEETYKSITGKNKLQDVLDGIGKTYDEKIFPIKVNMVVMQRNYREIKNLVRYTKEGMVLQLIELISEKNGTDSKFYRENYASLLPIEEYLEKHSIKIVERQKQRRKKYFVPQEIEVVRSMHNTVFCNNCMSIRVTSEGEIKNCLFRNDNLIKIQDFSDHEKLKESLIYSIKTKTPYWC from the coding sequence ATGTCAGAATTGCCAGTGAAAGTACTTAGAGTAGCTTTAACTCAAAGATGCAATTTAAATTGCATATATTGTCACCATGAAGGCGAGTGCTCTCAATCAGATAATGGCAAGAAAGAGATAACAAAAGAAGAAATTGAAGATCTACTTAAAGTTTCTAAGGATTTAGGAATTAAAAAAGTTAGATTTACAGGTGGAGAACCACTTTTGAGGAAAGACGTGGTTGAAATTATTCAAATTGCTTCAAAATACATGGAAGATGTATCTATGTCGACAAATGGGGTTCTGTTGTGTGAAAAAATCTCAGAATTAAAAGAGGCAGGGATATCAAGAATCAATGTAACGTTGAATACTTTAAATGAAGAGACCTATAAGAGTATTACGGGCAAGAATAAATTGCAGGATGTTTTAGATGGAATTGGAAAAACCTATGATGAAAAAATATTCCCAATTAAAGTCAACATGGTTGTAATGCAGAGGAACTATAGGGAGATTAAAAATTTAGTCAGGTATACAAAAGAAGGGATGGTCCTTCAATTAATTGAACTTATATCTGAAAAAAATGGAACAGATTCTAAATTCTATAGAGAAAATTATGCAAGCTTATTGCCTATTGAAGAGTATCTAGAAAAACATTCCATAAAAATTGTTGAAAGGCAAAAACAACGCAGAAAAAAATACTTTGTACCTCAAGAAATTGAAGTAGTAAGGTCAATGCATAACACCGTATTCTGTAACAATTGTATGAGTATAAGAGTAACAAGTGAAGGGGAGATAAAAAATTGCCTTTTTAGAAATGATAATCTCATAAAAATACAGGATTTCTCTGATCACGAAAAACTAAAAGAGTCCTTGATTTATTCTATTAAAACAAAAACACCTTACTGGTGCTGA
- the modA gene encoding molybdate ABC transporter substrate-binding protein yields the protein MEKNIKRIEIIFLLALTLTMIFSGCTTQTPTSDIEHVDSIMVYCGAGMRKPMDEVGTKFEEKYGVSVKYNYAGSNALLSQMELTKEGDCYMPGERMYIDVAADKGLIGYKQDICYHIPIITVPKGNPAKIYSLEDFAKPGVKLVWGDPKAAAIGRLGVEILEKNELYEEVWPNVIATLPTMNEVLVQIAMGQADASLNWWDTVKFVEEIDIIEIPANQNIIEIVPIGVTTFSKNPNTAKQFVDYVTSKEGKEIFEKHGFTAYPNPTYGN from the coding sequence GTGGAAAAAAACATCAAAAGAATTGAAATAATTTTCTTATTGGCCTTAACTTTAACCATGATTTTTTCTGGTTGTACTACCCAAACACCAACCAGTGATATAGAACATGTTGATTCTATTATGGTTTACTGTGGTGCAGGAATGAGAAAGCCTATGGATGAAGTTGGAACAAAATTTGAAGAAAAGTACGGGGTAAGCGTAAAATATAATTATGCTGGCTCTAACGCCCTTCTTAGTCAGATGGAACTAACAAAAGAAGGAGACTGTTATATGCCGGGCGAAAGAATGTATATTGATGTAGCTGCTGACAAGGGATTAATAGGCTACAAACAAGATATATGTTATCATATACCAATAATAACAGTTCCTAAAGGTAATCCTGCTAAAATTTACTCTCTTGAGGATTTTGCCAAACCTGGTGTAAAACTAGTTTGGGGCGATCCCAAAGCGGCCGCTATTGGCAGATTAGGTGTAGAAATATTAGAGAAGAATGAACTTTACGAAGAGGTATGGCCAAACGTAATTGCTACTTTACCAACAATGAATGAAGTACTGGTACAAATTGCTATGGGTCAAGCAGACGCCTCTTTGAATTGGTGGGACACTGTTAAATTCGTTGAAGAAATAGATATAATCGAAATTCCTGCAAACCAGAATATTATTGAAATTGTCCCTATCGGAGTTACTACATTTTCTAAAAATCCAAATACTGCAAAACAATTTGTAGATTATGTTACCTCTAAAGAAGGAAAAGAAATATTTGAAAAACACGGATTCACCGCCTACCCAAATCCTACCTATGGCAACTGA
- a CDS encoding PAS domain S-box protein, which yields MNLRKKSRLIVLMIIVPTILISLFSGLLMVERTHEIENDTVSKELEKSVKLINHEISNLDSITVDWAFWNDTYYFAIDKNKEYINNNLMDDTFFTLRINFFVIKDANGKIIYKKAFDLTENKEIDFPQSLEDILSNSELLSILDPDNSIKGIIDTKESAVILASQPILKSDSTGPIAGTLILGRFVDSKLISDLSDISPNPINLYRIGSPESDSVLENPSPDLQKNKMGYSKVISDSKIRGYHILKDIYGRPGILLEIEVPRDLYMASKKGNISFLLTMLGFSLLFGIAFILALEKGILSKIYTIEKEVKEISTTNDYSSRLKIQGDDEIDSLASKINEMIENIQKSSNVLRESEEKYRTLFEESMDAIWATNLDGEIIDANEAAAKLLDIPIHDLIGSNIIEFYESPEERVEFQRKVEEMGSVKEYPLNLKTKKGERIYSLISFTPWRDNKGNIMGYRGLVHNVTTRKLYEKQLIELNETLRILNKILRHDILNDLTIVLTAIDLMQETDERLKQKALKAINKSINLIERMRELEQALISGSHVEKYQLNEVIKEVTKDYKEIQFNINGNCEIGTDDAIFSVFDNIIRNAVIHGKTDRVDVSIKDKKNICQIIISDYGTGITDDIKDNIFDEGSSFGESRGSGLGLFIVKKVIERYGGSITVEDNKPCGSTFIIKLKKL from the coding sequence TTGAATCTTCGGAAGAAAAGTAGATTAATTGTTCTAATGATTATAGTTCCAACTATTTTGATTTCTCTATTTTCTGGATTATTAATGGTAGAAAGAACCCATGAAATTGAAAATGATACTGTATCAAAAGAACTTGAAAAATCAGTAAAACTAATTAATCATGAAATATCAAATTTAGATTCAATTACCGTTGATTGGGCATTTTGGAACGATACTTATTATTTTGCTATCGATAAAAACAAAGAATATATAAATAATAATTTAATGGATGATACTTTTTTCACCCTGAGAATTAATTTTTTTGTCATAAAGGATGCTAATGGCAAAATAATCTATAAAAAAGCTTTTGACCTAACTGAAAATAAAGAAATTGATTTTCCACAGAGTTTAGAGGATATATTATCTAACTCTGAACTACTTTCAATATTAGACCCCGATAATTCTATCAAAGGGATAATAGATACCAAAGAAAGCGCCGTTATTTTGGCATCTCAACCTATCTTAAAAAGTGACTCAACAGGGCCAATAGCCGGAACTCTTATCCTCGGACGATTTGTAGATTCGAAACTAATAAGTGATTTGTCAGACATATCCCCGAATCCAATTAATTTGTATAGGATAGGGTCCCCTGAATCGGATTCAGTTCTAGAAAATCCCTCCCCAGACCTACAAAAAAATAAAATGGGCTATTCAAAAGTAATTAGCGACTCAAAAATTCGTGGATACCACATTTTAAAAGATATATATGGAAGACCCGGGATTTTGTTAGAAATAGAGGTTCCAAGAGATTTATACATGGCATCAAAAAAAGGAAATATCTCTTTTTTGTTAACAATGTTGGGATTTAGCCTTCTTTTTGGAATTGCATTCATTCTAGCTTTGGAAAAAGGGATTCTCTCTAAAATTTATACAATTGAAAAAGAAGTGAAAGAAATCTCAACTACAAATGATTATTCTTCTAGATTAAAAATTCAAGGAGACGACGAAATTGATTCTCTTGCATCAAAGATTAATGAAATGATAGAAAATATACAAAAATCATCTAACGTACTAAGAGAAAGTGAAGAGAAGTACCGTACTTTATTTGAAGAATCAATGGATGCAATTTGGGCCACTAATTTAGATGGCGAGATTATAGATGCAAACGAAGCAGCAGCAAAATTGCTTGATATTCCTATACATGATTTGATTGGTTCTAATATTATTGAGTTTTATGAATCACCTGAAGAAAGAGTTGAATTTCAAAGAAAAGTTGAAGAAATGGGATCTGTTAAGGAGTACCCTTTAAATCTAAAAACAAAAAAAGGGGAAAGGATATACTCCCTAATTTCTTTTACACCTTGGCGAGATAACAAAGGAAATATCATGGGATATCGTGGACTCGTGCACAACGTAACAACTAGAAAATTATATGAGAAACAATTAATAGAATTAAATGAAACATTAAGAATTCTTAATAAAATATTAAGGCACGATATTCTAAATGATCTTACTATAGTCCTTACAGCAATCGACTTGATGCAAGAGACCGACGAAAGATTAAAACAAAAGGCATTAAAAGCCATCAATAAGAGTATAAATCTTATAGAAAGGATGAGGGAACTTGAGCAAGCACTTATTTCAGGATCACATGTAGAAAAATATCAGCTCAATGAAGTCATTAAGGAAGTTACAAAGGATTATAAAGAAATTCAATTCAATATAAATGGAAATTGTGAGATTGGTACTGACGATGCCATATTTTCTGTTTTTGACAATATAATAAGGAATGCCGTAATACACGGAAAGACAGATAGGGTTGATGTCTCAATTAAGGACAAGAAAAACATATGCCAAATTATAATCTCTGACTACGGAACTGGAATAACTGATGATATAAAAGACAATATTTTTGACGAAGGTTCAAGTTTTGGTGAAAGTAGAGGTAGTGGATTGGGCCTATTCATTGTGAAGAAAGTAATTGAAAGGTACGGTGGATCGATAACAGTTGAAGATAATAAACCGTGTGGATCTACATTTATAATCAAATTAAAAAAACTGTAA
- a CDS encoding phosphatase PAP2 family protein — protein sequence MKFSLRLLTLNLFSLILFLVVLIEILNGGTLVTFDHSMSTAIHQIRSTSLTSLSIVIDIVFDLIPMVAISILLSIFFLRRYCNKFAFFFGITMLFDAFVVLVLKELVKRPRPLGDIITKTDFGFPSGHTANVVVFFGFLTYLAMHKIKSKTFKVIIISLSSFMILLIGFSRIYLNVHWLTDVISGFGLGVYILTGSIMLKEYTGKLKCASKDNTILLTRKNVSDFTVFLI from the coding sequence ATGAAGTTTTCTTTGAGATTGCTCACATTAAACTTATTTTCATTGATACTTTTTTTAGTTGTATTGATAGAAATATTGAATGGTGGCACTTTAGTTACATTTGATCATTCCATGTCTACCGCAATACATCAAATTAGAAGTACTTCTTTAACTTCACTTTCAATAGTTATTGACATTGTATTTGATTTGATACCCATGGTTGCAATATCAATCTTACTGTCAATATTTTTCTTGAGAAGATATTGCAATAAATTTGCTTTCTTTTTTGGAATTACAATGTTATTTGATGCTTTTGTGGTACTAGTATTAAAAGAACTGGTCAAAAGACCACGTCCGTTAGGGGACATTATAACAAAAACGGATTTTGGATTCCCCAGCGGACATACAGCCAATGTCGTAGTATTTTTTGGATTTTTAACTTATCTGGCTATGCATAAGATTAAATCTAAAACATTTAAAGTAATTATTATTAGTTTGTCCTCTTTTATGATTTTGCTAATAGGATTCTCAAGGATTTATCTAAATGTTCATTGGCTAACAGATGTCATAAGTGGATTTGGATTAGGTGTGTACATCTTGACAGGGAGTATCATGTTAAAAGAATATACTGGAAAGCTAAAATGTGCCTCTAAAGACAATACAATTCTTTTAACTAGAAAAAATGTGTCTGATTTTACAGTTTTTTTAATTTGA
- the moaC gene encoding cyclic pyranopterin monophosphate synthase MoaC, protein MFSHLSDKGVKMVDITSKEVTVRTAVAEGEIKLKKETIKLIKQNKITKGNVLTTAQISGVQAVKKTPNMIPLCHQLPINKVDIEFDLKNESISVTCTVKTESKTGVEMEALTGVSVALLTIWDMVKSNEKDSSGQYPDTEIGPIRVIKKEK, encoded by the coding sequence TTGTTTTCTCATTTATCAGACAAAGGAGTAAAAATGGTGGACATCACATCAAAAGAGGTCACAGTTAGAACTGCAGTCGCAGAGGGCGAAATAAAACTAAAAAAGGAAACTATTAAGTTAATAAAACAAAATAAGATTACAAAAGGAAATGTTCTTACAACTGCCCAGATATCAGGTGTTCAGGCGGTAAAAAAGACCCCCAATATGATCCCACTTTGCCACCAGCTTCCGATTAATAAAGTGGATATAGAGTTTGATTTAAAAAATGAATCAATTAGCGTGACTTGCACAGTGAAGACAGAATCTAAAACGGGTGTTGAAATGGAAGCCTTAACAGGAGTCTCTGTAGCCTTGTTAACCATTTGGGATATGGTAAAGTCAAACGAGAAGGATTCTTCTGGCCAATACCCAGATACAGAAATTGGGCCTATAAGAGTCATTAAAAAGGAGAAATAA
- a CDS encoding MogA/MoaB family molybdenum cofactor biosynthesis protein, giving the protein MSSVEHKNKAPKSLNYAIITISDSCYNGVAEDRSGKYILEKLSENNHVAKKIVVPDEEDKIKTAIYDSLEGIDCIVTTGGTGITKRDVTIQTIKKIITKEIVGFGEIFRYLSYKEIGFPAIISGAICGTIDDKIIFCLPGSLNAVKLGTDIISSEATHLIKHLRE; this is encoded by the coding sequence ATGTCTTCTGTAGAGCATAAAAATAAAGCCCCTAAAAGTTTAAATTATGCTATAATCACTATATCTGATTCTTGTTATAATGGTGTGGCAGAAGATAGGTCTGGCAAGTATATCTTAGAAAAATTATCAGAAAATAATCATGTTGCAAAAAAAATAGTTGTGCCTGATGAAGAGGATAAAATAAAGACGGCCATTTACGATTCTCTAGAAGGTATAGATTGCATAGTTACAACAGGAGGGACAGGGATCACAAAAAGAGATGTAACTATACAGACTATAAAAAAAATTATAACTAAAGAAATAGTAGGTTTTGGAGAGATTTTCAGGTACCTAAGCTATAAGGAGATAGGATTCCCAGCGATTATTTCTGGCGCCATTTGTGGAACGATTGATGACAAAATTATTTTCTGTCTTCCGGGGAGCCTAAATGCTGTAAAACTTGGAACAGATATTATCAGTTCAGAAGCCACACATTTAATAAAACACTTGAGGGAATAA